The Bos javanicus breed banteng chromosome 21, ARS-OSU_banteng_1.0, whole genome shotgun sequence genome includes a region encoding these proteins:
- the LOC133234161 gene encoding myeloid-associated differentiation marker-like, with protein sequence MITMCSSSGLLSAILLGYFLRLLQLLSTCLAFSLVASVGTWMGAVSNWSVFIWCFCFLVTLIILIIEFCGLQSRFPFSWYNFLITYACYAALLCISASIVYPVTYIWFFPHGRSQDHAIAATAFSCIASVAYASEVAWARTWVWLGVITGYMVTVPGLLKGLETFVAGVIFAFIIDSHLFMHQPALVWCVAVYSICFLLAASALLLNWCDCDNRLPIAFPTFLLGLTLLSVLLYTSALVLWPLYQFDEQFGGQPKRSSCNDGLIYSLCTWDQQLAVAILTAINLLIYVVDLVFLAHMVFSRTEDQLRGSQFPLLYKS encoded by the coding sequence ATGATCACCATGTGCTCATCCTCAGGCCTGCTTTCTGCAATCCTCCTGGGCTACTTCCTCCGCCTGTTGCAGCTGCTCTCCACCTGCCTGGCCTTCTCCCTTGTGGCCAGCGTGGGCACTTGGATGGGGGCCGTGAGTAACTGGTCTGTATTCATCTGGTGCTTCTGTTTTCTCGTGACCCTCATCATCCTCATAATCGAGTTCTGTGGGCTCCAGTCCCGCTTCCCCTTCTCCTGGTACAACTTTCTCATCACCTATGCCTGTTACGCTGCCCTCCTCTGCATCTCGGCCTCCATCGTTTACCCCGTCACTTACATCTGGTTCTTCCCCCATGGCCGCTCCCAGGATCATGCCATCGCTGCCACTGCATTCTCCTGCATTGCTTCTGTGGCTTATGCCAGCGAAGTGGCCTGGGCTCGTACCTGGGTCTGGCTCGGCGTGATCACCGGCTACATGGTCACTGTGCCAGGACTGCTCAAGGGGCTGGAGACTTTTGTGGCTGGTGTCATCTTTGCCTTTATCATTGACAGCCACCTGTTCATGCACCAGCCGGCCCTGGTGTGGTGCGTGGCCGTGTACTCCATCTGCTTCCTCCTGGCAGCCTCGGCCCTTCTGCTGAACTGGTGTGACTGCGACAACAGGCTGCCCATTGCCTTTCCCACTTTTCTTTTGGGGCTGACCCTGCTCTCCGTCCTCCTCTACACCAGCGCTCTGGTCCTCTGGCCTCTCTACCAGTTTGACGAGCAGTTTGGTGGCCAGCCCAAGCGGTCGAGCTGCAATGATGGGCTCATCTACTCTCTTTGTACCTGGGACCAGCAGCTGGCTGTGGCCATCCTGACAGCCATCAACCTGCTGATTTACGTGGTCGACTTGGTGTTCTTGGCCCACATGGTTTTTTCAAGGACCGAGGATCAGCTCAGGGGCTcccagttccctcttctttacaAGTCATGA
- the LOC133234159 gene encoding myeloid-associated differentiation marker-like isoform X1, which yields MGYFLRTLQLLSTCVAISLVGSLDSWTVPTSTWSFVILCFCCLMTLIILIIESLALQYRFSFSWGDFLLCHACYLALFCLLVSIIYPTTYVQFLPCNPSRDRAIAATAFCFISTVSYATEAIWILGWPRTGDFTGYIGSLPFFLKMLETLVACVILPFISNPYLYMDHPLLVSCVAVYSICFILGIMTILLNLANYENWLPISSSMFHLVLSLLSVLLYIGALVLWPLYQFDERFGGQPERSRDVSCQHRLTNYVCIWDQRLAVSPDTAVAILSAVAILTAINLLIYVADLVYWAHHVSVGTEDQPGTPDHLCSQEVSLPSSDILFLAPSLPPHTLPHSSCSPFYFLPFCSVLSPSCFVWLPTPCFVSFSFFLYFLLFGPFLVIIGFPISCVLTTSPHFPSSDPSGPETPSFSVHRPLLPPEVLTPQHTALCAAVHILGLIAKACLSPWWCLS from the coding sequence ATGGGCTACTTCCTCCGAACACTGCAGCTGCTCTCCACCTGCGTGGCCATCTCACTAGTGGGCAGCCTGGACAGCTGGACGGTGCCCACAAGTACCTGGTCCTTTGTTATCTTGTGCTTCTGCTGCCTGATGACCCTCATCATCCTCATAATCGAGTCACTGGCACTACAGTACCGCTTCTCCTTCTCTTGGGGGGACTTTCTCCTCTGCCATGCCTGCTACCTCGCCCTCTTCTGCCTCTTGGTCTCCATCATTTACCCCACTACCTATGTCCAGTTTTTGCCTTGCAACCCCTCCCGGGACCGCGCCATTGCTGCTACTGCATTCTGCTTCATTTCTACTGTGTCTTATGCCACCGAAGCAATCTGGATCTTGGGCTGGCCCCGGACAGGTGATTTCACTGGCTATATAGGCAGCTTGCCATTCTTCCTCAAGATGCTAGAGACACTGGTGGCCTGTGTCATCTTACCCTTCATCAGCAATCCCTACCTGTACATGGACCATCCATTGCTGGTGTCGTGCGTGGCCGTGTACTCCATCTGCTTCATCCTGGGGATCATGACCATCCTGTTGAACCTGGCTAACTATGAGAACTGGctgcccatctcctcctccatGTTCCATCTGGTGCTGAGCCTGCTGTCTGTCCTTCTCTACATTGGTGCTCTGGTCCTCTGGCCACTCTACCAATTTGATGAAAGGTTTGGTGGGCAGCCCGAGAGGTCCAGGGATGTGAGCTGTCAACATAGACTTACCAACTATGTATGCATCTGGGACCAGCGACTGGCTGTGTCGCCTGACACAGCTGTGGCCATCCTGTCAGCTGTGGCCATCCTGACAGCCATCAACCTGCTGATTTACGTGGCCGACCTGGTGTACTGGGCCCACCATGTTTCTGTAGGGACTGAGGACCAGCCCGGGACTCCTGACCACCTCTGCTCACAGGAGGTATCTTTACCAAGCTCTGACATCCTCTTCCtggctccctctctccctcctcacacCCTCCCTCATTCATCTTGCTCTCCTTTCTATTTCCTTCCCTTCTGCTCTGTTTTGTCTCCTTCCTGTTTTGTGTGGTTGCCCACACCTTGTTttgtctctttctcattttttctgtattttctactcTTTGGCCCTTTTCTGGTCATCATTGGTTTTCCCATCTCCTGTGTCCTGACCACCTctccccattttccttcttctgatcCATCAGGACCTGAGACCCCTTCCTTCTCTGTCCAccgccccctcctgcctcctgaggTGCTGACTCCACAGCACACAGCCCTCTGTGCAGCTGTTCACATCCTGGGCCTCATTGCCAAAGCGTGCCTGTCCCCCTGGTGGTGCCTTAGTTAG
- the LOC133234159 gene encoding myeloid-associated differentiation marker-like isoform X2, with translation MGYFLRTLQLLSTCVAISLVGSLDSWTVPTSTWSFVILCFCCLMTLIILIIESLALQYRFSFSWGDFLLCHACYLALFCLLVSIIYPTTYVQFLPCNPSRDRAIAATAFCFISTVSYATEAIWILGWPRTGDFTGYIGSLPFFLKMLETLVACVILPFISNPYLYMDHPLLVSCVAVYSICFILGIMTILLNLANYENWLPISSSMFHLVLSLLSVLLYIGALVLWPLYQFDERFGGQPERSRDVSCQHRLTNYVCIWDQRLAVSPDTAVAILSAVAILTAINLLIYVADLVYWAHHVSVGTEDQPGTPDHLCSQEDGRVEGCMLIFSCKNSKIATCC, from the exons ATGGGCTACTTCCTCCGAACACTGCAGCTGCTCTCCACCTGCGTGGCCATCTCACTAGTGGGCAGCCTGGACAGCTGGACGGTGCCCACAAGTACCTGGTCCTTTGTTATCTTGTGCTTCTGCTGCCTGATGACCCTCATCATCCTCATAATCGAGTCACTGGCACTACAGTACCGCTTCTCCTTCTCTTGGGGGGACTTTCTCCTCTGCCATGCCTGCTACCTCGCCCTCTTCTGCCTCTTGGTCTCCATCATTTACCCCACTACCTATGTCCAGTTTTTGCCTTGCAACCCCTCCCGGGACCGCGCCATTGCTGCTACTGCATTCTGCTTCATTTCTACTGTGTCTTATGCCACCGAAGCAATCTGGATCTTGGGCTGGCCCCGGACAGGTGATTTCACTGGCTATATAGGCAGCTTGCCATTCTTCCTCAAGATGCTAGAGACACTGGTGGCCTGTGTCATCTTACCCTTCATCAGCAATCCCTACCTGTACATGGACCATCCATTGCTGGTGTCGTGCGTGGCCGTGTACTCCATCTGCTTCATCCTGGGGATCATGACCATCCTGTTGAACCTGGCTAACTATGAGAACTGGctgcccatctcctcctccatGTTCCATCTGGTGCTGAGCCTGCTGTCTGTCCTTCTCTACATTGGTGCTCTGGTCCTCTGGCCACTCTACCAATTTGATGAAAGGTTTGGTGGGCAGCCCGAGAGGTCCAGGGATGTGAGCTGTCAACATAGACTTACCAACTATGTATGCATCTGGGACCAGCGACTGGCTGTGTCGCCTGACACAGCTGTGGCCATCCTGTCAGCTGTGGCCATCCTGACAGCCATCAACCTGCTGATTTACGTGGCCGACCTGGTGTACTGGGCCCACCATGTTTCTGTAGGGACTGAGGACCAGCCCGGGACTCCTGACCACCTCTGCTCACAGGAG gatggcagagtagaaggatgtatgctcatcttctcctgcaagaactccaaaattgcaacttgctgctga